Within Butyrivibrio fibrisolvens, the genomic segment AGGCGCTGTTGTACTTGGAGTTAGTAAGGATACAGTGGCATCGCACAAGAAGTTCGAAGAAAAATATGGCCTTGCATTTACTCTACTAGCCGATCCTGAGCGTAAGGTGATAGAAGCTTACGATGTATGGAAAGAGAAAAAGAACTATGGAAAGGTATCCATGGGAGTTGTCAGGACGACATATCTGATCGATGAAGAAGGAATAATTATCAGAGCTGATGATAAAGTTAAAGCTGCAGATGATGCACAGAAGATGCTTGGACAGCTATAAATAGAGATAGTGAGCTTAATGTCACCTATGACAAGCAGATTCGTAAAAATACCGAAACATCTGCGAAAATATGCAAAATGTATTGACAGTCTAACTAATTCATGGTAACTTCTATTACCGTAGTGTGTAACTTGTAACCAATCAAGGCACGAACTATACATAATAACTTTTAGTATTTATGTGGGTTCGTGTCTTTTTTTATGCCCTAAACCCATCACCAGCATTAAAAAGACAATTTCTAATCCTCATAAATACGCAATAAAAATTTTCATGTATAGGAGAATTAGAAATGAAAGACAAATTATTTGGTGTATTGCAGCGTGTTGGACGTTCCTTCATGCTCCCAATCGCAATCCTTCCGGTAGCAGGTCTGCTTCTTGGAATCGGTGGTTCATTCACCAACACAACTATGCTTGAGACATATGGTCTTACAAGCGTTTTAGGCCCTGGCACAGTAGGTAATGCTATCCTTACTGTTATGAATGAGGCCGGTAACATAGTATTTGCCAACTTGCCTATTATATTTGCTATTGGTGTAGCAATCGGTATGGCAAAGAAAAAGAAGTTGCAGCTCTTGCAGCAGCTATCGCATTCCTTATCATGCATGCTTCAATCGGCGCTATGATCACAATTCACGGTGGTCCTG encodes:
- the bcp gene encoding thioredoxin-dependent thiol peroxidase, with the protein product MLEVGTKAPDFELPDQNGTMHSLKDYRGKKVILYFYPKDNTSGCTKQACGFSERYPQFREKGAVVLGVSKDTVASHKKFEEKYGLAFTLLADPERKVIEAYDVWKEKKNYGKVSMGVVRTTYLIDEEGIIIRADDKVKAADDAQKMLGQL